The sequence below is a genomic window from Anomalospiza imberbis isolate Cuckoo-Finch-1a 21T00152 chromosome 17, ASM3175350v1, whole genome shotgun sequence.
ACGCTGCTGTTCCATCACTTAATGCTCAAACTGGGAGACAAAGCCTTCAACTCTCTCTAGGTGAGAGCTGAGCCCGCAGAAAGCTCCGCAGACCACCTCGACCGGCAGCCAAGGCAGGGGTGAAGTGCTGGCACAGCCTTTGCTCTGCTAACGGCCCAGACCCGCCCCCATCCCAAAAATAAACAGCCCTGACATCTCGTGCTCCCTAAAAAAGATCCCACAAGTTTCAGAAGACATGAAGATGGGACATTCTAAGAATAGGTgttcaaggaaaataaaattatttttagctaGCATAACCTCAACTAATTGTTACATTAAGTTGAAGGTCCTCTAGCTTTAAAAAGCTCCGCATAAAAATAGCAGCTCCCCTAATGCTTTTTCTGTTGCTTGGGCCGGGTTTTGCCTGGTTtgcttccctccttttcctgggaagcaggaTTTGGACTGAGAATAACTTACAGAGCTTTCCGCTGTGAAATTACCTGTTTCATCAGATTTCGTGATTGTTTAAAAACTTAGAGCTTTATTTCACTGCCGAGGCACCCATCCCACCGTAAGGCACACGCCTGGCGCTCCAGTACCGCGATCCCCCCCAGGGCAGCGGGAacctcccgccgccgcccgggggCACCGGGCTCGGCTTCCCCGGAAAACGAGGCGTTCGGAATCAGCCCCCGGGGCTCCGTTACGAGCCCGCCCGCCAAGCGCCGCGATAGCGGCTCCGGCCACGGGCTGAGCGGCCGGAGCCGCCTTCCGCCTCTTTTTCCCAGCCGAGCCCTCGGCCCCGTTACCAATACCTGGGCTCGGAGTAGGCCTAGGGAACAGCCGCGTCAGCCACGGCCGGAGCGAGCGAGCGACCAGATACAGAGAAGGACTGCGGGTGGGGGAAAGAGGAGCGAGGCCGGGGGCGTCCGGCCGGTCCCCCCGCACTCACCTCAGCAGCGCCGCCGCCACTCCGCGCGGCGCCTCTGCCGCCGCCGTTAACGGATTTCAAACCGGGCTCGGCAGTCCGAACCCACCAATCAGCGCCTGGCACACCCCTTTGCGGCGCGCTGATTGGCTGGGCCGCTTGAGGACCCGGATAAGCAGGCCCCGAGCAGCGCAGTTGCGCTCTCCCTGCAAAGCCTGATGGGAAATGTAGTACGTGCTCGCACGGCGCCACAATGACCGGGCGAGAACAGAACCACAACTCACATAACGCACCGCGGGACACATTAGTCCCAATCCGACCACAATCAGGAAAGGCGATGCTTTGAGTGTCGTCCTGGGAGGCCTATCAGCGGCTGGTGGGCGGGACCCCGGAGCCAGTGTCAGCCGGTACGGCCGCGGGGCCAGGCAGGAACCTACCGGAGCCGGGCTGCGGTATGGCGGCTATATCAGTGTCCGCTGCCCGGCTTCCACCCGCTGCTCCTCAGCGATCAGCCCTTCTGACTGCTGGGCCCGGGACAGGCGGCTTCCGCCGCCTGGTAAGCCCGGCTAGGTTCCTCGATGCTGTGAGGTGAAAGTGCCCTTCGGGCAGTAGCGTTATCGACCCCAAGTGCTGCATAATCTTCCCCGCGGCCTTGCAGAGGGATGGGTAGCCAGCTGTTAACGGCGGGGCaggcccctgctgccacagTCGCTTTCACTGCTTCGGCACTACCCGCATAAACCTCCCCTCACTACCCAGCCACGGGCTCCCCGAGCACTGTGGAGACAGAAGACAGCCCACGTTAGTCCCGGACGGCTGTGAGGGCTTTGAGGCCGTGTCAGCGGCAGGGCCGGGCCCGCAGGGCGCGGTGAGAGCGGAGGCCCGAGCTGACAGCGCCGCGGCCGGCAGGGGGCGCCAGAGCTCCGCCCTCCGCCCGGCACCTTCGCGCGTGCGCACCGTGCCCCGCGCACTCCAACCGACGCTCCTCGCCCAGCCTCGAGGCGCCGTGCGCATGCGCACTGCCCCTTTGCTGCCCCCTCCCACCCTACCGCACCCCCCCGGCCGCTCGGCGGGCGATGTGGAAAGAGTCCGGGGACTGCTGAGCGGGCCGAGCCCCGGCGGGGCTCCCGGCGACCTCCGGCGTCGCTGCCAGCCGGGCCCGCCCAGCAGAGCCGGGAAGGACGCGGACCCTCAGTCGGGCGCCGAGGTGAGGGGCGGGGCAGGGTAAACCTTGAGTGACGCACGGCTCAGCCAAAGGGAGAGGCCGCAGCCGGGCCCCGCCCCTCCTGGCCGCTGATTGGCTGGCGTGTCGGCCGCGCGGGCGCCGTGCCGGCCCTCgtgcgcggccccgccccccagGTACGGCGACCGGTGGGGCCGTCCGGGACCTGGGGGGGGCGATCCGGTGACTGGGGGGGGCGGTTCGGGGCTCTGGGGGAAGCGTTCcggtggtggggggggggggggcagtcTGGTGGCCGGGAGGACCGGGTACCTCCTGCGGCGCTCCCGCCTGCCGCTGCCCGGCGTGTCACCGTCCCGGCCCTAGCGGCAACGCGCCGCTAACCGTGACTGGAATCGCTCCCGTAAGGACGCAAGGCCGTGCGGCGGCTCCCGCGGTGACGAGCGCTCGCCGGTTTTTCAGCGGTTTATCCTCTCCGCCTGCTAGGAGAGAGGGGCTtcggggcggcggcggctgcggtTACCGTCAAACCGGGCCGCCCCGGCGCTGCCGTGACCCTTGGGTAGCGCTGCCCGCCCGCTGTCGTGGCTGCGGCCGTTGGGTAACGCCGGCGGAGGGGGGCGGGGGCGCCGGGCCCTTTAACGGGCGGGGCGAGGCGGGGGCGGTGCTGTCGCGTTCCGGGCCGACCCGAAGCTCCAGCAGAACAAGAACCGCCTCCGCCCCGGCCCGCAGCCGGCCTGCCAGGCGCAGCCCGCTCCCGGTGAGATCTGGGGTCTGCTCGGAACGAgcctgggggggtccccggggctcGGGGCTGCTTTCCTGGGAAGGGGGTGTTGTGGTCGGTTTTCTGTGCAGCTTCAATCTGGTGGCCCTGAGCCTCGGCGTAGAGCTGCGGGGTGATCTCAGTGTAACGATAAGCTATCGGTGGTAATGGCGCGGGTGCATCTAAGAGCTGTGGCATTAACCGTTTCGGTGCCTCTCTCCTCATCTGTGCTAAGGTCAGATGCTTCCATCGGTCGCGAGGAAGAGGAGTGGAGTCGGGACCTGCTAAGTGCTGATCTGCTTGTGCTCTGGACCATGGACTCATTGAGGGCGTCCCAAGTGTGAAAATGTACAGCAGTAACCGGGAGTTAGTGATTGACTTTGTTTCCTACAAGCTCTCACAGAAAGGATACAGCTGGAgtcagctggaggaggaggatgagaaCAGGACTGACTTTGCAGGGGAGGAGGACGAGATGGACGGGGTCCTCAACGGGAGCCCCTCCTGGCACGCGGCCACCAGCCACATAGTGAATGGAGCCACCGTGCACCAGAGCAGCCTCGAAGTCCATGACATCCGTCGAGCAGCCGATGTGAGGCAGGCGCTGAGAGAGGCGGGGGATGAGTTTGAGCTGAGGTACCGGCGGGCGTTCAGCGACCTCACTTCCCAGCTCCACATCACTCCCAGCACAGCGTATCAGAGCTTTGAGCAGGTAGTGAACGAACTGTTCCGCGATGGAGTGAACTGGGGCCGCATCGTGGCTTTCTTCTCCTTCGGAGGAGCCTTGTGCGTGGAGAGCGTTGTTAAGGAGATGCGGGTATTGGTGAAACGCATCGTGTCTTGGATGACCACGTACTTGACCGACCACTTAGATCCCTGGATCCAGGAGAATGGCGGATGGGTAAGAACACCTCTCTGTGCTGGGGTTGGCTGCCCAAGCCTTCCCTcgctccaggctggcagcagggccgGTCAAACCGGAGCGCAGCTCCCTGCAATGTTTGTGCTAGAGCTTGTCCTACCTCTTGCAGGGAGAATAAAGGGGTGTGTGGTCTTGTCTTCTGTGCTCTAAACACTGTCCCAAGAGGGACAACCCACCGTGTTGACACAGTTTGTGCTCAGATACATCTTTCTCCATCcctgctttttctccttctccttggaTGTAAATGTAAAAGGCCTGTTTTTCCAAGAGCCTTTGGAAATCTAATGTCATCCAAGCTTGTTCTTCAAGCAGAGCCCTGGCTCTGAGGCATGTTCTCGGTGTCATTAACAGCAGGGAGTGGAGCTTCCTCCTCTCCAAGCCAGTGTTGTGGTGGGCTGGCTGGTGGTTTGCCGAGGTAACAGCTACTTCTTCATTCTGGAAACAGCACTTGCCTTGCTCACGGTGAAGTGAATCCCACAGCAGATCCCGATGGGTGGGTGGGCTTCTGGGACTGTCTGAGCTGGTGTGGTGGGAGCCAGAGCTGAGGTGGAGGCAACctctgtgctggggagctgctaAGCCCgcagctgcttttcccttggcagggagcagtgctcccagctgccccagcagcaaACCCTGGGAGCTCTCAGTGGTGAGGTATTAACATGAATAAGCATTTCTTCAGGAAGCATTCTTGAAATGCCGGGTCCGGCTGAGCCGTGCAGCCTGGGACTGCCGGCGGGAGGTATATGACCTACAGATGTCTGAGTTTTCATTTGGCTTCTGCATCTTAGTGATTCCCTGCTGGTGTAACCTTTACCGGTTCCCACTGGAAAGAGTTCATGCTGTCAGGCACTGGCATCTAAACAGTAGGGTATTGCCTCCTTGCTGGGAGCCGAGGCCTCTCGGCCCCCTTCAGCTCACGGTCCATTGGCAGAACCAAGCATTTtgggaaggggacaggagcctttgAGCCTCACAGAGAAGAGGCTCTCCCCAGCTCCCCGTGCCTGGCCAGCaatgctggggaccccagagatGAAGGGGAGAGCTGGTGCACCCAGGGAGAGGGAGCTAGTTCAGGAAGGGTGAAAGAATTCCAGGAATGTGACTgccctggggcactgcctgggTGGGGCTGCTCAAGCAAGGAGAGGAGCTTGGTTTCGATTAGTAGCCCGGGATCTGCTGGCCATTTCATCTGGCTGTATGTGGCCCATTAGCTCTCTCATCCTGCAGATAACCCTGGCCAAATACAGAGTTCAGTCCCCCTCCCTCTGCTTTTGGCTTTTAGAGCCTCAGATTAGTTTTGGAATTAAGTGATCAAACTGAGGTTTCCAAGCTAGTGTGGCTGTTGCTGTTAGTGACTGGATTGGGCTGTATCCTGGAGACCTAGGCGATAATGCAATCTGATTTTTTGTAAATGAACTCTCTGGGGGATTTAGATTAAATCACTGGTGGAAAATCACTGGTCCCTGCTTGTGGGGAATCAAACAcctcctccctcttttccccacCCCCAACCATCACGATTCAGACTCTTCAATTTTTTTGTGTCTGTCTCTAAATTAATTGTTTGGAACAAATATTTGTTCAACAGATTGCGGAAGGGTCAGGACTCCTATCTGACCCGCCTACCAGCTCTCTTTGAAAACCGCCGTTTCCCACTCAGGGGACCGCCTTGCTCTCTTGTTCTAACCTTGAACTGGGCTTTTAACTtccctgcccaggctgtgccGCTGCCTGGGCTATGCTGCGAGCTGAATGGAAGCCAGGCAGGGTGGTGAAGGCCAGAGTGTGGGGAATCCACACCACCAGCCACCAAAAAAACGGCACTGGGCAGTGTTGTTGCTGCCAGCCTGTTGCAAACCCTGAGTGCTCATTTGACATCTTGGCCGAAGCTTTCTTCCACTCTCAGCTTTCATCATGTGAATGGAAGCCATGCCACTCCACACCAAGGGACAGAGGCCATAAGAGCTCCTGAGTGCCTCACGTGTGGGGTGTGCATGGGGatgctttgctttccttcactcTCGCGattccagctgcagggagaaAGCTGCTGGCCTTctgccagctctccctgcaAGAGGAGTGCcaccctgccctggctgtgatGGAGCCATCCCTCTACTGCTGCCCTGTTTGCACAGGGAGTCTGTTTGATGCATTGGAGCTGTTAGAGCCTGTCCCATTCAAACAAAGCACTCCCGAGAGGTGCAGCAGGCAGGTCCTGGTGAGAGAGATGCAAGTTCTGGCAGGTCTGCTTGGCAGGGCCCAGGTGGTTTGTGTTTTGGAGCACTGCAGCACTTCTCTTCCTGGAAAGCCCCTCTAAAAGAGGGAAGGAGCATGGCTCCATAACAAGTGCTGCGCAGCCCAGTTGTGTAGGAAGCTCTGTTTCATTCCCCACCGGTGGAACAAAGGCAGCATAGGAGGGCTTTGGGGTGCAGGTGCCTTTGGAagcctgctgtgtgctgggctgTAGCAGTTCTCTTGAGAAATCAAGTTTGGAGGCAAGGGGAAATAGTAATTCTTGCTCCATAACGTTAACATAGAAGTGTTTTGTCACATTTACTGGCTCTGCCTTGGTTTGCCCTCTGCTCTGCAATCTGGCACTGGGAAAACTAACAAACAAGAGCAACCCAAGGGGAACATTTAATAACCAGCCAGaagagagctgctgccttggCAAGCTGTCACATCCAAAAAGGAGGCTTTCCTAGGCCAGTTACTTTGACCAGGACCAGGTCCCACTAGCTGTGAAGTTGAAATGGTGGTGCCAGCAGGGTTTGGGAGTTGTGGAGGGAGAAATCTGGTGaatgggaaggaaggagggggaaGCACAGGATGAACAGGAGAGAGTCTGGCAGGCAGAGATGTACTGACCGTGCTTAATCTGTTTGAGAAAGTAAGCAGTAGTTCCTGCCTGGCTGTGACCCTCCAGTGCATGACAGCTTTTCCTTCAAGGCTAAATCCACATTCAGAGTGGGATTTAAAGAGTGTTTTCTGGATGAGCTTGGAGTTACTTAGATCTGTAGATATAGAGACAAGAGGTTTGTGGGGCATATGGTGCGGACCCACATGaaggggctgtgtcaggctaGAACTGAAAGCAAATAGCATATTTAGCACCAGTCTGTGATATGTGAATCCCAGCAAACTGTACTAGGCTGATGGAGAATGAACTACTTCCTG
It includes:
- the BCL2L1 gene encoding bcl-2-like protein 1 — encoded protein: MYSSNRELVIDFVSYKLSQKGYSWSQLEEEDENRTDFAGEEDEMDGVLNGSPSWHAATSHIVNGATVHQSSLEVHDIRRAADVRQALREAGDEFELRYRRAFSDLTSQLHITPSTAYQSFEQVVNELFRDGVNWGRIVAFFSFGGALCVESVVKEMRVLVKRIVSWMTTYLTDHLDPWIQENGGWERFVDLYGNDAAAEMRKGQETFNKWLLTGATVAGVLLLGSLLSRK